Proteins from a single region of Roseofilum capinflatum BLCC-M114:
- a CDS encoding D-hexose-6-phosphate mutarotase: MIHQLSDRHAIEGQLKFIEGKTLFRPDQMVSGSEAMADFPVIQIENNFAKAAISLYGGHILSFQPVTESEDLLFLSENAIIQSGKAIRGGIPVCWPWFGPHPERSDLPSHGFVRNRFWSVLSTGTTPEGETQIQLGLTDTPETRELWPHAWELVLDIVVGDTLTVSLITRNRGNEPFTITQALHSYFQVGSINGVRILGLDRTEYMDKVDGGAQKYQAGVVEIASEVDRIYTHVPPKLVVDDSTWKRQIEVLSQGNSSAVVWNPWSEKSAKFPDLSDDDYLRFVCVETTNAGPDQIQVLPGNEHRLESKIRN, encoded by the coding sequence ATGATTCATCAACTCAGCGATCGCCATGCCATTGAGGGCCAACTCAAGTTTATAGAGGGCAAAACCCTATTCAGACCCGATCAAATGGTATCCGGTTCTGAAGCAATGGCAGACTTTCCCGTTATCCAAATTGAGAATAACTTCGCCAAAGCCGCCATTTCCCTTTATGGGGGTCATATCCTCTCCTTTCAACCCGTCACCGAATCCGAAGATCTCCTATTTCTGAGCGAAAACGCCATCATCCAATCTGGAAAAGCCATTCGCGGTGGGATTCCCGTCTGCTGGCCCTGGTTCGGCCCCCATCCCGAACGATCCGATCTTCCCAGTCATGGATTTGTCCGCAATCGGTTTTGGTCAGTCTTATCCACCGGAACCACTCCAGAAGGAGAAACCCAAATCCAACTCGGATTAACCGACACTCCAGAAACCCGCGAACTTTGGCCCCATGCTTGGGAATTAGTCCTTGATATTGTCGTCGGCGATACCTTAACCGTCAGTTTAATTACCCGCAACCGAGGCAATGAACCCTTTACCATTACCCAAGCCTTACATTCCTATTTTCAGGTGGGTAGTATTAATGGGGTGAGAATTTTAGGTTTAGATCGAACAGAATATATGGATAAAGTAGACGGTGGAGCGCAAAAATATCAAGCGGGAGTGGTAGAGATCGCCTCAGAAGTCGATCGCATCTACACCCATGTTCCGCCTAAACTTGTCGTTGATGATTCCACCTGGAAACGCCAAATCGAGGTACTCTCTCAAGGGAATAGCAGCGCTGTTGTTTGGAATCCCTGGTCTGAGAAATCAGCAAAATTTCCAGATTTAAGCGACGATGACTATCTTCGCTTTGTCTGTGTTGAAACCACCAACGCCGGCCCCGACCAGATTCAAGTTTTACCCGGAAATGAACATCGATTAGAATCAAAGATTAGGAATTGA
- a CDS encoding CO2 hydration protein has translation MTTTLDSSTTKIPPSTHKYAEVIHRLEAGGSMLPDTPENLMQIIGIYKAYAVPMDFYWRDLLYIAERVFLDPLPFFKYFLPQEYLDLPNHYAGDTADFRVWQKGEASAHPELLEFMDKGELKKKLPKIFHHLWHDRVNMEFAEACMRAMLWHQGMGGQFYDYLESDEYIANCDKAIKAYFKGNPLMLGLYKLFPQMFYEKVRELSYYANLGLFWEVMAPVFFEMSDLYDAGEFKTVPDAMNFLVNGIFIAAGRPIYHHVYIGDECYEIIPKSKGFMWLYEAALPYVEAVFYRTAPFRGTKSYNAQAKQVPEEQKDFHYGILYADVFPVGTAGIPPTLLMQDMLHFLPPYLEEYYQKYCRGEDDMLIQLGITFQRSMYNVTSAVIQALRVALLYPLDDPNPEHLLKNRQFFEAQMDRFLRPEARLSDIQSQDYR, from the coding sequence ATGACTACAACTCTAGATTCATCAACCACAAAAATCCCTCCTTCAACCCACAAATACGCCGAAGTCATCCATCGCCTAGAAGCCGGTGGCTCCATGTTGCCGGACACCCCCGAAAACCTGATGCAAATTATCGGCATTTATAAAGCCTATGCCGTACCCATGGATTTCTATTGGCGGGATTTGCTCTACATTGCCGAGCGGGTGTTTCTAGACCCTTTACCCTTCTTTAAATACTTCTTACCCCAAGAATATTTAGACCTGCCCAATCATTACGCTGGAGACACCGCAGATTTTCGGGTTTGGCAAAAGGGAGAAGCCAGCGCTCACCCCGAATTATTAGAATTTATGGACAAGGGAGAACTCAAGAAAAAGCTCCCAAAAATATTCCATCATCTCTGGCACGATCGCGTTAACATGGAATTCGCCGAAGCCTGTATGCGAGCCATGCTCTGGCATCAGGGCATGGGCGGCCAGTTTTATGACTACCTGGAGAGCGACGAATATATCGCCAACTGCGATAAAGCCATTAAAGCCTATTTCAAGGGCAATCCCTTGATGTTGGGACTCTATAAGCTGTTCCCACAAATGTTCTACGAAAAGGTGCGCGAACTGTCCTATTACGCCAACTTGGGCTTATTCTGGGAAGTCATGGCTCCCGTCTTCTTTGAAATGAGCGATCTTTATGATGCCGGAGAGTTCAAAACCGTCCCCGATGCCATGAATTTTCTGGTTAATGGCATCTTCATTGCCGCCGGACGACCCATTTATCACCATGTCTATATTGGCGATGAATGTTATGAAATCATTCCCAAATCAAAAGGGTTTATGTGGCTCTATGAAGCCGCCCTGCCCTATGTCGAAGCCGTGTTTTACCGGACGGCTCCCTTCCGAGGCACTAAATCCTACAACGCCCAAGCCAAACAAGTTCCAGAAGAGCAAAAAGACTTTCACTATGGCATTCTCTACGCCGATGTCTTCCCCGTGGGAACCGCAGGCATCCCCCCCACACTGCTGATGCAGGATATGCTCCACTTTCTCCCCCCCTATCTAGAGGAGTATTACCAAAAATACTGTCGGGGTGAAGATGATATGCTGATTCAGTTGGGCATCACCTTCCAGCGATCGATGTACAATGTTACCTCGGCGGTCATTCAAGCCTTAAGAGTCGCCCTACTCTATCCCTTAGATGACCCCAACCCCGAACACTTATTAAAAAATCGCCAATTCTTTGAAGCCCAAATGGACAGATTCCTGCGTCCAGAAGCCCGTTTATCTGATATCCAAAGCCAAGATTATCGTTAA
- a CDS encoding NADH-quinone oxidoreductase subunit M has protein sequence MLSALLLIPVLGAIAIYLSPKPESSRAIATVASLASFGWSLYLLSQFDLNPRGLSVVQFSEFHIWIQPLGLNYSVGVDGLSLPLLVLNGLLTLISLYTNRKDLDRSRLHDSLILLINGGIAGALMAQNLLLFIIFYELELIPFYLLIAIWGGEKRGYASTKFLLYTAISGLTVIVGFLGVVFLGDTGSFEFSHLQIDDLDLITQLILLSALLIGFAIKTPLVPLHTWMPDAYVEASPSTTVLLGGIFAKLGTYGLLRFGLQLFPVAWQTMAPGLAIIGTVSVIYGALSAIAQRDIKRMVAYSSIGHMGYILVAAAAGTELSVLGAIAQMIAHGLILALLFFLVGIVEQTTGTRDLDVLNGLMNPIRGLPLTSALLILAGMASAGIPGLVGFAAEFVVFQGSFATFPIPTLICILSSGLTAVYFVILINRTCFGKLDNQKAYYARVTLNEQWPALVLTAIILFLGIQPNFLLRWMEPTTNRIVAELHQPKVTHIAALER, from the coding sequence ATGCTCTCTGCCTTACTCCTAATTCCTGTATTGGGCGCGATCGCCATTTATCTGTCTCCTAAACCCGAATCCAGTCGGGCGATCGCCACAGTTGCCAGTCTCGCCAGTTTCGGTTGGAGCCTCTATTTACTCAGTCAATTTGACCTCAACCCAAGGGGACTGAGCGTAGTCCAATTTAGTGAATTCCATATTTGGATTCAACCCCTGGGCCTAAACTACAGTGTTGGTGTAGACGGCCTCTCCTTACCCCTACTGGTTCTCAATGGTCTTTTAACCCTCATCTCCCTCTATACCAACCGCAAAGATCTCGATCGCTCCCGGCTCCATGACAGCCTGATCCTCCTGATTAATGGCGGAATTGCGGGCGCTCTGATGGCCCAAAATCTGCTCTTATTTATCATCTTCTATGAATTAGAACTGATTCCCTTTTATCTACTGATCGCCATTTGGGGAGGAGAAAAACGGGGGTATGCTTCCACCAAGTTTCTGCTCTATACCGCCATTTCTGGCTTAACGGTGATTGTGGGATTCTTGGGGGTTGTGTTCCTGGGTGACACCGGTAGCTTTGAGTTTAGCCATCTGCAAATCGACGATCTCGATCTGATTACCCAATTGATTCTGTTGAGTGCCCTCCTGATTGGGTTTGCCATTAAAACGCCCCTGGTTCCCCTGCATACCTGGATGCCGGATGCCTATGTAGAAGCCTCCCCCAGTACCACGGTGCTGCTCGGTGGTATTTTTGCTAAGTTGGGAACCTATGGCTTATTGCGCTTTGGGCTGCAACTGTTTCCCGTGGCTTGGCAAACCATGGCTCCAGGTTTAGCGATTATTGGGACAGTGAGTGTGATTTATGGGGCGTTAAGTGCGATCGCCCAACGGGACATTAAGCGCATGGTCGCCTATAGTTCCATTGGTCACATGGGGTATATCCTCGTGGCGGCGGCTGCGGGGACTGAATTGAGTGTATTGGGGGCGATCGCCCAAATGATTGCCCACGGCCTCATTCTCGCCCTCCTCTTCTTCCTCGTCGGCATCGTCGAACAAACCACCGGAACCCGCGATCTCGATGTCCTCAACGGCCTAATGAACCCCATTCGCGGCCTACCTCTAACCAGTGCCCTGCTCATTTTAGCCGGAATGGCCAGCGCCGGTATCCCCGGTTTAGTCGGCTTCGCTGCTGAATTTGTCGTCTTCCAAGGCAGCTTCGCCACCTTCCCTATTCCCACCCTGATCTGTATCCTCTCTTCAGGATTAACCGCCGTCTACTTCGTCATCCTCATTAACCGCACTTGTTTCGGCAAGTTAGACAACCAGAAAGCCTATTATGCCCGCGTTACCCTGAATGAACAATGGCCAGCCCTAGTGCTAACGGCCATTATCCTCTTTTTAGGCATTCAACCCAACTTCCTCCTGCGCTGGATGGAACCCACCACCAACCGCATTGTCGCTGAGTTGCATCAACCCAAAGTTACTCATATTGCTGCTCTGGAGAGATAG
- a CDS encoding fasciclin domain-containing protein — MPNIVEIAVSNDAFSTLVTAVKVAGLVEALQQPGPLTVFAPNDDAFAKLLPGTVESLVQNIPQLQRILTYHVAAGRYTTAELKDLESVTSLEGSPIPIRCGEIFEVKNATVLAPDIEATNGIIHVIDTVILMG, encoded by the coding sequence ATGCCAAATATTGTTGAAATTGCCGTTAGTAATGATGCCTTCTCGACTCTCGTCACTGCGGTTAAAGTGGCGGGGTTAGTCGAGGCCTTGCAACAACCTGGCCCGCTCACGGTTTTTGCCCCCAATGATGATGCCTTTGCCAAATTATTACCCGGAACAGTAGAGAGTTTGGTGCAGAATATTCCCCAACTTCAGCGTATCCTGACCTATCATGTGGCTGCCGGACGCTATACCACAGCAGAATTAAAGGATCTAGAGAGTGTAACTTCTCTGGAAGGTTCTCCTATTCCTATTCGTTGTGGTGAAATTTTTGAAGTGAAAAATGCCACAGTTTTAGCCCCAGATATTGAAGCGACTAATGGCATTATTCATGTGATTGATACAGTGATTTTGATGGGGTAA